One segment of Synechococcus sp. A15-24 DNA contains the following:
- a CDS encoding lipopolysaccharide assembly protein LapA domain-containing protein, with protein MRQINFGLIFGFGLITVFFTLENTAPTTVHVLPGMNYTLPLAGLLLLVSGVGAVSAWFFAAWTGMLNNVERITQASEFEAQQVRIQELETDLNRYRSTVQTQLGLLPATTVSSSSSEGADNSSDAA; from the coding sequence ATGCGCCAGATCAACTTCGGCCTGATCTTCGGCTTCGGACTGATCACGGTGTTCTTCACCCTCGAAAACACCGCCCCTACCACCGTTCATGTTCTGCCCGGGATGAACTACACCCTGCCGCTGGCTGGCCTGTTGCTGCTGGTGTCGGGTGTTGGTGCAGTGTCCGCCTGGTTCTTCGCCGCTTGGACAGGGATGCTGAACAATGTGGAACGCATCACGCAGGCCAGCGAGTTTGAAGCGCAGCAGGTGCGCATCCAGGAACTCGAAACAGACCTGAACCGCTATCGCTCCACGGTGCAGACCCAGCTCGGCCTGCTGCCGGCCACCACGGTCAGCAGCAGCAGCAGCGAGGGGGCTGACAACAGCAGCGACGCCGCCTGA
- a CDS encoding segregation/condensation protein A, whose translation MPQVASQESADAGARLAIRLLQDAAEQGELDPWDVDVIAVVDGFLDQLRQRIEVPRQVAAALDGRGGSYERELADSSEAFLAASVLVGLKAEVLEASILPPPVEVEEHIDAEFDAQGWLDQSFDLPRRPERHLQRRPVAPPPLRRPVTLGELIEQLESIAEHLEADELEARRRQRKRRFSNREAIAQVAGLAHREKLPETTAALGVYLNSWEDALDWIDFERLVQRWTSVAPGDLDTDRVGVFWALLFLSSQGAVELEQEGWLHAPLRLKRIPASGSFTQLPITRLEVPDSVPTRTTQAA comes from the coding sequence GTGCCCCAGGTGGCCAGCCAAGAGAGTGCTGATGCAGGCGCCCGCCTGGCCATCCGCCTGCTGCAGGACGCAGCTGAACAGGGGGAGCTCGACCCCTGGGATGTGGATGTGATCGCCGTCGTGGACGGCTTTCTGGATCAGCTCCGCCAACGCATCGAGGTGCCACGGCAGGTGGCGGCCGCCCTCGATGGCCGCGGCGGCAGCTATGAACGTGAACTGGCGGACAGCAGTGAGGCCTTCCTGGCCGCCTCAGTGCTGGTGGGGTTGAAAGCCGAGGTGCTTGAAGCCAGCATTTTGCCGCCTCCTGTTGAGGTGGAGGAGCACATCGATGCCGAGTTCGACGCCCAGGGATGGCTGGACCAGAGCTTCGATCTGCCGCGTCGACCGGAACGTCATCTTCAACGCCGGCCTGTGGCCCCGCCGCCGTTGCGGCGGCCAGTCACCCTCGGCGAGCTGATCGAACAACTGGAATCCATCGCCGAGCACCTGGAAGCCGACGAGCTGGAAGCCCGCCGCCGCCAACGCAAGCGGCGCTTCAGCAACCGTGAAGCGATCGCTCAAGTGGCGGGCCTGGCCCACCGGGAAAAACTGCCAGAAACCACAGCAGCCCTGGGGGTTTATCTCAACAGCTGGGAGGACGCCCTGGACTGGATCGACTTTGAACGCTTGGTGCAGCGCTGGACCAGCGTGGCTCCAGGCGATCTGGACACCGATCGGGTGGGAGTCTTCTGGGCTCTGCTGTTTCTGTCCTCCCAGGGGGCGGTGGAACTGGAGCAGGAGGGCTGGTTGCATGCTCCCCTCCGGCTGAAACGGATCCCAGCCAGCGGCAGCTTCACTCAGCTCCCGATCACCCGGTTGGAGGTGCCAGATTCAGTGCCGACCCGAACCACGCAGGCGGCTTAA